A single region of the Podospora pseudopauciseta strain CBS 411.78 chromosome 1, whole genome shotgun sequence genome encodes:
- a CDS encoding hypothetical protein (EggNog:ENOG50KOG1083; COG:H): MPATRKRALPELSSENAQEPPQDSLLLRIRNMWQFANLVQFMMLFGKALKLDDNLDIEDLEAECLKPGSMALQNIGLGFLKFLSSHRGLTHDLFDEYTRRQYLNKAPEKNPFGNSEVSLRFADFDVFTKIRILQQMTQFIIMSSEKLRDKTEEQKDTDQTNWRIEPYGWDRHDRTYYVLDDNRLYRMSEAPAAPAKPKKNTKKAKAAQRANKRRRVASGAASDNEDAGDEASEAGAPAEPEDDGLGGMKWECLAATLSEVRDFISSLEKTKDPNEKILRNQIQAHLLPILEQQEESRRRKQLQREKELLNLEKMAHAKRSSRIAGKLEHRKEEERARGEERRQREEEAARRKEETKRAKIEREREHRLMSREHRLKEREVRRLQHEEELAQLSEDSKSTASARMSDRRRIAEIERNKKALQELEEEEEDWIFDCICGAYGQIDDGTHSVACERCNVWQHSKCLGIDEKEAEEEDFHFVCEPCRRREKEAEQRPLTKLKVNKQEEAPVSSSPQSAPTENTTGEADGRARLVVELPLKASSGVDESTEQPVSAPSLDEANGDRPATTKLPDLQGSNLFSSPRPNLFPHAQLSRGNPVSGASDGSLPVLPESGNGISPIKESHRPSSPPTKTLASIGEPGRPASPMLNITNTFRPPQSQDSRSDGRSSPLPPSSISPTKHSPPPQRRGVNRTNGNGIATPSQSFGNPGASIFPPAAALSPSPRQQILTPPVKNPGPVRIPPLGPAPAVLPPTPNQSSEKIGL, translated from the exons ATGCCGGCAACGCGCAAACGGGCGCTGCCCGAGCTCAGCTCGGAAAATGCCCAAGAGCCGCCGCAGGActcccttctccttcgcATCAGGAATATGTGGCAATTCGCCAACTTGGTTCAGTTCATGATGTTATTTGGCAAAGCCCTGAAGCTCGACGACAATTTGGACATAGAG GATTTGGAGGCAGAATGTTTGAAGCCTGGGTCCATGGCTTTGCAGAATATTGGCCTGGGCTTCCTCAagttcctctcctcccaccgtGGCCTAAC GCACGATCTATTCGACGAGTACACGAGACGACAATATCTCAACAAAGCGCCGGAGAAGAACCCGTTTGGCAATTCAGAGGTTTCATTGCGCTTTGCCGATTTTGATGTCTTCACCAAG ATTCGTATTCTGCAACAAATGACGCagttcatcatcatgagCTCCGAGAAGCTGCGGGATAAGACGGAGGAACAAAAGGATACAGATCAGACGAACTGG CGGATTGAACCCTACGGATGGGATCGACATGATCGAACATACTACGTGCTCGACGACAACCGATTGTACCGCATGTCGGAGGCGCCGGCGGCACCAGCAAAACCTAAGAAGAACACCAAGAAGGCGAAAGCAGCACAACGTGCCAACAAACGGCGCCGCGTAGCATCTGGTGCCGCGAGCGATAACGAGGATGCTGGAGACGAGGCCTCTGAAGCTGGCGCGCCCGCCGAACCAGAGGATGATGGGCTTGGAGGCATGAAATGGGAATGCTTGGCCGCCACCTTGAGCGAGGTCCGCGACTTCATTTCATCCTTGGAGAAAACCAAAGACCCCAATGAGAAGATTCTCCGCAATCAGATTCAAGCTCACCTCCTGCCGATCCTCGAGCAACAGGAAGAATCCAGAAGACGTAAACAACTACAACGAGAAAAGGAGCTTCTGAACCTGGAGAAAATGGCGCACGCTAAGAGGTCGAGTCGAATCGCTGGCAAGCTTGAACACCGTAAAGAGGAAGAACGTGCCCGCGGAGAAGAGCGGAGGCAGCGCGAGGAAGAGGCCGCTAGACGCAAGGAGGAGACGAAACGGGCAAAGATCGAGCGCGAAAGAGAACACAGGCTGATGTCAAGAGAGCACCGGctgaaggagagagaggttcGACGTCTTCAgcatgaggaggagttggctCAGCTGTCCGAGGACAGCAAGAGCACAGCCTCTGCCCGTATGTCAGACCGTCGAAGGATTGCCGAGATCGAGCGGAACAAGAAGGCTTTgcaggagctggaagaggaagaggaggactgGATTTTTGATTGCATTTGCGGCGCATACGGACAAATCGACGACGGAACCCACAGTGTTGCCTGTGAGCGGTGTAATGTCTGGCAGCACAGCAAGTGTCTTGGCATCGATGAaaaggaggctgaggaggaagatttTCACTTTGTTTGCGAACCTTGTCGTCGGCGCGAAAAGGAAGCTGAGCAGCGGCCtctcaccaagctcaaggtGAATAAGCAGGAAGAAGCTCCggtctcttcctcgccacaATCCGCACCAACTGAAAACACCACGGGCGAGGCTGATGGTCGTGCCCGACTGGTTGTGGAGCTGCCATTGAAGGCCTCCTCTGGTGTTGATGAATCGACAGAGCAGCCGGTGTCTGCACCATCATTGGACGAAGCAAATGGGGACCGCCCCGCAACGACGAAACTCCCAGATTTACAGGGGAGCAACCTGTTTTCATCGCCACGTCCGAATCTGTTCCCGCACGCTCAGCTGTCCCGTGGCAATCCTGTGTCCGGCGCCTCCGATGGCAGTCTTCCTGTGCTCCCCGAAAGCGGCAATGGTATCTCCCCCATAAAGGAATCGCACCGTCcttcgtcaccaccaacaaagaCACTTGCTTCGATCGGAGAACCAGGCCGACCTGCCTCGCCTATGTTGAACATTACCAACACGTTCAGACCTCCGCAGTCCCAGGATAGCAGATCAGACGGGCGGTCATCACCTTTGCCGCCATCGAGTATCTCTCCCACTAAGCactcgcctcctcctcagcgtCGCGGTGTCAACAGGACCAATGGTAACGGGATCGCCACTCCTTCGCAGAGTTTTGGCAATCCAGGCGCGTCGATATTCCCTCCCGCTGCCGCCTTGTCGCCTTCCCCGAGGCAGCAAATCCTCACCCCTCCCGTGAAAAACCCAGGGCCAGTCAGAATCCCCCCACTGGGACCCGCACCTGCCGTGTTGCCTCCTACACCAAACCAATCCTCTGAGAAAATTGGCTTGTGA
- the CCH1 gene encoding calcium channel protein (BUSCO:EOG092600XJ; EggNog:ENOG503NUK8; COG:P), which produces MNDNPPHTPRRTSHNSIPPPHSIPLQEIQRSPEGTSNGRGGGDGFGAGGSYNGAQDENNRPPASPVSMSANLPGFSSYWENPYPTAPHDAGGTGGNHSPIDHLGLQFALPPEIRQPSPSASQGYITSADDPYQIPHPYYDERADTDSLESDRVPLKPSAQPIGRLEPPEGEAVPRYSFQTVSDLGNTPSRARSTQMLGFDLEPGFSADRHRNYGDNLSPVDGGRRSRTQSTSGALHRAGSIMRAMSQRVVAISGEGDLVDQATRRERERSRSRSRSPSVDGRRPGHVSAPMLVDTSYPSQSSQIPAEKDSGATYVHSQQPSSPMPRRRGPLPNPLRGNSLGIFPKDNALRVWLCDLLVNPWTEPFILLLIIAQTILLAVESAPDVFVPGNERPERWGTTRIDWAIFALFIIFTLEIIARIIVSGFIVNPEEYAPPKTKRRIKERVAEQYRAIFRPQRQRSTRQPKKEEEFMPTFARSFTMMHGVAAGQGTLEEQQRLLLARRAFLRHGFNRLDFVAIVSFWISFGLGVAGLESKHSIYVFRMLSCLRIIRLLALTKGNLIILRSLKKAAPLLVRVSFLMGFFWLIFAIIGVQSFKSSLSRQCTWLNPEDPTNFDITYSPSMSFCGGYLNATTGKAEPWVYSNSPTRNLSEEFLVKGAQNSKGHVCPRGSICLQQDNPFNGTVNFDDIGHSLELVFVIMSANTFSDLMYYTVSSDFLPAALFFGAGIIIMMLWMTNLLIAVITSSFQVIREESKASAFTSEDSYFAAPTDAATRRLSGLQRFVKNTQWLWALVITFGLFAQALRTASMDAMRERFINTTEVVVTILLAIDIAIRFAADHHRFHRSPRNLFDLFLAVVTVIILIPFIRNSGQVYNWLTIFQILRVYRVVLTIPMTRDLIYLVLGNVTGIGNLMLFVFLMTFLMAIFASQLFRGQIPALDSDDEWIGIPFNTIYNSFLGMYQVLSSEGWTEILYNVTTYTVSKKTSWIGAVFLIGWFILSYFILINMFIAVIQENFDVGEDMKRLEQVKAFLQRRELGGSSNLALSKVFGFGRSKHRSDPLDQGTGMIDMLFKEGFVREFLDESLDPLETTDGQAPPRATTTYNGNVKPGFLSAIWGHLVTKFTSREPNPFYSNIRFEAANATLDPGQLARQAVSATAARRKAQREYLMRHPNYNTSLFIFKPRNPIRRLCQKMVGPGRGTERFEGVQPNKYAWYTFSALIYAAIVAMVVLACITTPLYQKEYFQDKDKTKVNWFVWSDMAFAIVFTAEAGIKIIADGFMWTPNAYFRSTWGAIDAIVLVTLWINVITLFTQNGEVSRAVGAFKALRALRLLNVSDSARETFHSLLIVGGWKILSAAFVSISLLIPFAIYGLNLFNGKMVSCNDGEDIINLSDCVGEYFATPFNNEWPMLAPRVADNPFFNFDDFGSSLFILFQIVSQEGWTDVSFAAQAITGQGLQPLGAPPYPAEGNALFFVVFNLMATVFVLTLFISVFMRNYTEQTGVAFLTAEQRSWLELRKLLRQISPSKNAYDDSKNKWKIWCHKRAIEKRGKWYLAITSVLVFHLILLLSEFYNEPEWWRWTRDGLFLLFTLIYIVNIIIRIVGLGWTRFRRSSWDLFSLIAVTGTFATSILFLTDQMQDTYIQLHKFFLVALVLLLIPRNDALDQLFKTAAASLTTIGSLLATWLIFFLVFAIALTQTFSLTRFGSGEDGNINLRTVPHALILLFRFSCGEGWNEVMEDFAQIKPPLCVESPIFSESDCGSTAWARTLFVAWNIISMYLFVSLFVSLIYESFSYVYQRTSGLAVVERDEIRRFKEAWRSVDPLGTGFISKEAFPRLLGELSGVFEMRIYEAEDSVRSILEDVRKDNDAASTRHASVVSKSQYQTGVDLAKLNERLSKIDVQKVRARRHRFNIFFEEVMVSADPERGISFTTVLMILAHYNIINDSKSLRLDEFLRRKLRLQRVEEEVRRRIVLGFFDMLYYSRQFKRHMQSKQNARMTAIPQLDVPEILVDNEEERRERNTVAGVPGGAGIGTLTEEGATLLAAAAADNNGRARSWSGLGADLSSYDTSYGHPLAGPRTSKPSSSGHQAQRSGFSFDLPDPADGAQDDEATSPIGRRGSSVSPAVVRDMLDDSVWVESIRRSATMRKSGWGPSGGF; this is translated from the exons ATGAACGACAACCCGCCGCATACCCCGCGGCGAACCTCGCACAATTCTATACCTCCTCCGCACTCGATACCTTTGCAGGAAATCCAGCGCTCGCCAGAAGGAACCAGCAATGGgcgtgggggaggagatggtttCGGCGCTGGGGGGTCTTACAATGGAGCTCAGGATGAAAATAACAGGCCGCCAGCATCGCCGGTTTCCATGTCGGCCAACCTTCCAGGTTTCTCGTCTTATTGGGAGAACCCATATCCAACGGCACCCCACGATGCGGGCGGGACCGGCGGAAACCATTCCCCTATCGATCACTTGGGCCTTCAGTTTGCGCTGCCACCTGAGATAAGACAACCATCACCTTCTGCCTCACAGGGCTACATCACCTCGGCCGATGACCCGTACCAAATACCTCACCCTTATTATGACGAGCGAGCGGATACGGACTCCTTGGAGTCGGATAGAGTACCTCTGAAGCCATCGGCGCAACCCATCGGCCGTTTAGAGCCACCGGAAGGAGAAGCGGTCCCCCGCTATAGCTTTCAGACCGTATCCGATCTTGGAAATACACCCTCTCGAGCACGAAGTACCCAGATGCTTGGGTTTGATTTGGAGCCGGGATTTTCAGCGGACAGGCATCGCAACTATGGGGACAATCTCTCACCAGTGGACGGGGGGCGGCGGTCCCGAACTCAGTCTACCAGCGGCGCCTTGCATAGAGCAGGCTCTATCATGAGGGCCATGTCACAGCGTGTTGTCGCTATCAGTGGTGAAGGTGATTTAGTGGATCAAGCAACCAGGCGTGAACGCGAACGGTCTCGGTCGCGCTCCCGTTCACCTAGTGTTGACGGCCGCCGGCCGGGCCATGTGTCCGCACCAATGCTTGTCGATACCTCGTATCCCTCACAGTCGTCCCAAATACCAGCGGAAAAGGATTCGGGGGCCACCTATGTTCATTCTCAGCAGCCATCCTCGCCTATGCCTCGCCGGCGTGGCCCTCTTCCAAACCCACTCAGGGGGAACTCACTTGGCATTTTCCCCAAGGACAATGCGCTCCGAGTATGGCTGTGCGATCTCCTGGTGAATCCCTGGACAGAGCCCTTCATTTTGTTGCTGATTATTGCGCAAACAATTCTCTTGGCTGTTGAGTCGGCACCCGACGTTTTCGTCCCAGGAAATGAACGACCAGAGCGCTGGGGCACCACGCGGATAGACTGGGCCATATTTGCGCTGTTTATTATTTTCACACTCGAAATCATCGCCAGAATCATTGTTTCTGGCTTCATCGTTAACCCAGAGGAGTATGCTCCTCCCAAGACTAAGCGCCGAATTAAAGAACGGGTCGCCGAACAATATCGGGCCATATTTCGACCTCAGCGGCAGCGGTCCACCAGACAGCCaaaaaaggaagaggagttTATGCCGACGTTTGCTAGGTCATTTACCATGATGCATGGCGTCGCGGCTGGTCAAGGCACCCTGGAGGAGCAACAGCGCCTTCTGCTTGCGCGCAGAGCGTTCTTAAGGCATGGCTTTAACCGGCTTGACTTCGTGGCAATCGTTTCCTTCTGGATATCGTTTgggcttggtgttgctggcttGGAGAGCAAGCATTCCATCTACGTGTTTCGCATGCTCAGCTGTCTGCGCATCATCAGGCTTCTTGCCCTCACAAAAGGCAACCTTATCATCCTGAGGAGTCTGAAAAAGGCAGCGCCACTTCTTGTTAGGGTCTCTTTTTTGATGGGCTTCTTCTGGCTCATTTTTGCCATCATCGGGGTTCAGAGTTTCAAATCGAGCCTGAGCCGCCAGTGTACTTGGCTCAATCCTGAGGACCCAACGAACTTTGATATCACCTACTCGCCAAGCATGTCCTTTTGCGGTGGTTATCTCAATGCCACTACAGGAAAGGCAGAGCCTTGGGTCTACTCCAACTCTCCGACAAGAAATCTATCGGAAGAGTTTCTCGTGAAGGGTGCTCAGAATTCCAAAGGCCATGTATGCCCACGAGGGTCCATCTGTCTTCAACAAGACAACCCCTTCAACGGAACGGTCAACTTTGATGACATCGGACACTCTCTTGAGCTAGTGTTTGTGATCATGAGCGCGAACACCTTCAGCGACTTGATGTACTATACGGTCAGCTCCGACTTTTTACCTGCGGCACTGTTCTTTGGCGCTggaatcatcatcatgatgcTCTGGATGACGAACTTGTTGATTGCCGTCATCACATCATCTTTCCAGGTCATTCGCGAGGAATCCAAGGCCAGCGCCTTTACGTCCGAGGATTCCTATTTCGCAGCACCTACGGATGCCGCTACGCGGCGACTTTCAGGATTGCAGCGCTTTGTGAAAAACACACAGTGGCTGTGGGCACTTGTGATCACATTTGGGCTATTTGCCCAAGCCTTGCGGACGGCTTCCATGGATGCGATGCGTGAGAGGTTTATCAACACAACAGAGGTCGTTGTAACCATCCTTTTGGCTATCGACATTGCCATACGTTTTGCTGCGGACCACCATCGGTTTCATCGCAGTCCTCGTAACCTCTTCGACCTATTCCTAGCCGTCGTCACCGTCATCATTCTCATCCCCTTCATCCGCAATTCAGGTCAGGTCTACAACTGGCTGACCATCTTCCAAATCCTGCGGGTGTATCGCGTTGTTCTCACCATACCAATGACGCGAGACTTGATTTACCTCGTCCTTGGAAATGTCACCGGTATCGGGAACTTGATGCTCTTCGTCTTTCTTATGACCTTCCTTATGGCCATTTTCGCATCACAGCTATTCCGTGGTCAAATCCCAGCCTTGGATTCAGATGACGAGTGGATCGGGATCCCCTTCAACACCATCTACAACTCCTTTCTGGGCATGTACCAAGTTCTGTCGAGTGAGGGCTGGACAGAAATTCTGTACAATGTCACCACGTACACGGTGAGCAAGAAGACGTCGTGGATCGGCGCCGTGTTCCTCATCGGCTGGTTCATCCTCTCGTACTTTATTCTCATCAACATGTTTATTGCTGTCATCCAGGAGAACTTCGATGTGGGAGAGGACATGAAGCGCCTTGAGCAAGTGAAGGCGTTTTTGCAACGGAGAGAGCTGGGCGGTTCGTCCAATTTGGCCTTGTCCAAAGTCTTTGGCTTCGGCCGGTCCAAGCACCGCTCAGACCCTCTTGATCAGGGCACGGGAATGATAGATATGTTGTTCAAAGAAGGGTTCGTTCGCGAATTTCTCGACGAAAGCTTGGACCCTTTGGAGACTACAGATGGCCAAGCACCACCTCGGGCAACAACCACATACAACGGCAATGTCAAACCAGGGTTCCTCTCCGCCATATGGGGCCACTTGGTGACCAAGTTTACCAGCCGAGAGCCCAATCCATTCTACTCCAACATCCGCTTCGAGGCGGCCAACGCGACTTTGGATCCTGGCCAGCTCGCCCGTCAGGCTGTGAGCGCAACGGCAGCCCGGCGCAAAGCACAGCGGGAGTATCTGATGCGCCATCCAAATTACAATACGTCTCTGTTCATCTTCAAGCCACGAAATCCTATCCGCCGTCTCTGTCAGAAGATGGTGGGCCCGGGCCGCGGTACTGAGCGCTTTGAAGGTGTTCAGCCGAATAAGTACGCATGGTACACCTTCTCAGCCCTGATTTACGCTGCCATTGTTGCCATGGTCGTTCTCGCTTGCATCACGACTCCGCTCTACCAGAAGGAATACTTTCAAGACAAGGACAAAACCAAGGTCAACTGGTTCGTGTGGTCAGATATGGCGTTTGCCATCGTGTTTACAGCCGAAGCGGGCATCAAAATCATTGCGGACGGCTTCATGTGGACTCCGAATGCGTACTTCCGCAGTACATGGGGCGCTATTGATGCCATCGTGTTGGTTACCCTGTGGATCAACGTCATCACGCTGTTTACCCAAAACGGAGAGGTATCCCGCGCTGTCGGTGCCTTCAAGGCTCTCAGGGCTCTGCGACTATTGAATGTCAGCGATAGCGCCAGAGAAACGTTTCATTCGTTACTCattgttgggggttggaagaTATTGAGT GCTGCTTTTGTGTCCATATCGCTCTTGATTCCATTCGCAATCTACGGCCTGAATCTGTTCAACGGGAAGATGGTCTCTTGCAACGATGGGGAAGATATTATAAACCTCAGTGACTGTGTCGGCGAGTATTTCGCAACCCCGTTCAACAACGAATGGCCGATGCTTGCGCCCAGAGTGGCAGacaaccccttcttcaaTTTTGACGACTTTGGATCGTCCCTTTTTATTCTGTTTCAGATTGTCAGTCAAGAAGGGTGGACGGACGTCTCCTTTGCAGCACAGGCCATCACCGGCCAGGGACTTCAACCGTTAGGCGCGCCGCCATATCCGGCCGAGGGCAACGCGTTGttcttcgtcgtcttcaACCTCATGGCCACCGTCTTTGTGCTCACCTTGTTCATTTCCGTCTTTATGCGAAACTACACGGAGCAAACCGGCGTCGCCTTCCTGACGGCCGAGCAGCGCTCGTGGCTCGAGTTGAGGAAGCTCCTCAGACAAATATCGCCTTCCAAAAACGCTTACGACGACAGCAAGAACAAGTGGAAGATCTGGTGTCATAAGCGCGCCATCGAGAAGCGAGGGAAATGGTATCTTGCCATCACGTCGGTTCTCGTTTTCCACCTTATCCTGCTGCTTTCGGAATTCTACAACGAGCCtgagtggtggaggtggaccCGAGATGGTTTATTCTTGTTGTTCACGCTCATTTACAtcgtcaacatcatcattcGCATTGTCGGCCTTGGCTGGACGCGGTTCCGGCGGAGCTCATGGGACTTGTTCTCTCTGATCGCGGTTACGGGCACTTTCGCCACGTCAATTCTCTTCCTCACGGACCAGATGCAGGACACGTACATTCAACTACATAAGTTCTTCTTGGTGGCGCTCGTTCTCCTGCTGATCCCCCGGAATGACGCACTAGACCAGCTTTTCAAGACGGCAGCTGCCAGTTTGACGACCATTGGCAGCCTTCTTGCTACGTGGctgatcttcttcttggtgttcGCTATAGCGCTGACGCAGACGTTCAGCCTTACCCGCTTCGGCAGCGGGGAGGATGGCAACATCAACTTACGAACAGTGCCTCACGCTCTGATCCTCCTCTTTAGGTTCAGTTGCGGTGAGGGCTGGAACGAAGTCATGGAGGATTTTGCACAGATCAAACCCCCGCTCTGCGTAGAGAGTCCTATTTTCTCTGAGAGCGACTGCGGTAGCACTGCTTGGGCTAGAACCCTGTTTGTTGCCTGGAACATCATTAGCATGTATCTCTTTGTCAGTTTGTTTGTGTCGCTGATTTATGAGAGTTTCTCATATGTGTATCAGCGGACCAGCGGCTTGGCGGTGGTTGAGCGCGACGAGATTAGACGCTTCAAGGAGGCCTGGCGAAGTGTTGATCCACTAGGCACTGGATTCATCAGTAAGGAGGCTTTCCCCCGACTTTTAGGCGAGCTCTCTGGCGTGTTCGAGATGCGTATTTACGAAGCTGAGGACTCGGTCCGTAGCATTCTGGAAGACGTGCGTAAGGATAACGATGCGGCGAGCACCAGACACGCTTCTGTCGTCAGCAAGAGCCAGTACCAGACTGGTGTCGACCTGGCCAAGCTGAATGAGCGGCTGTCCAAGATTGATGTTCAAAAAGTGCGCGCACGCCGCCATCGTTTCAACATATTCTTCGAAGAGGTCATGGTGTCTGCTGACCCCGAGAGAGGTATCTCGTTCACGACGGTGCTGATGATTTTGGCACATTACAACATTATTAATGACAGCAAGAGTCTCAG ACTTGATGAGTTTCTGCGTCGAAAATTGCGCTTGCAGCGTGTCGAGGAAGAAGTCCGACGTCGTATCGTGCTAGGCTTCTTTGATATGTTGTACTATTCGCGACAGTTCAAGCGCCACATGCAATCGAAACAAAACGCACGCATGACGGCTATCCCGCAGTTGGATGTGCCTGAGATTCTGGTGGACAATGAAGAGGAGCGGCGGGAACGTAATACGGTTGCGGGCGTACCAGGGGGGGCCGGTATCGGCACGCTTACAGAAGAGGGCGCCACTCTTCTCGCTGCGGCGGCAGCTGACAACAATGGGCGGGCGCGGAGCTGGTCTGGTCTTGGAGCGGATCTGTCGTCTTATGACACGTCCTACGGCCACCCGCTTGCTGGCCCACGGACATCAAAGCCGTCTTCCTCGGGACACCAAGCTCAGCGCAGCGGGTTCAGCTTCGACCTCCCTGACCCGGCAGACGGCGCCCAGGATGACGAGGCCACCAGTCCGATAGGGAGACGGGGTAGTTCGGTGAGCCCAGCGGTGGTTAGGGACATGTTGGACGATTCTGTGTGGGTGGAGAGCATTCGGAGAAGTGCCACGATGAGAAAGAGCGGTTGGGGACCGTCGGGGGGATTCTAA
- a CDS encoding hypothetical protein (EggNog:ENOG503PG7G), whose product MHSPSRFQTIAAHFSPHKLRTSFRRSSSASTSSRASSDRMSFTSQASSPVETINSIVLRQKSFDLDGDEKDLFVLEPRPAATFCSLEARMSSF is encoded by the coding sequence ATGCATTCCCCTTCCCGCTTCCAGACCATCGCGGCCCACTTCTCGCCTCACAAGCTTCGCACCTCATTCCGCCGGTCCTCCTCTgcttccacctcttcccgTGCCAGCAGTGACCGGATGTCGTTCACATCACAAGCCAGCTCCCCAGTCGAGACAATCAACAGCATTGTACTCCGCCAGAAATCGTTCGACCTGGACGGCGATGAGAAGGACCTGTTTGTCCTCGAGCCGAGACCGGCCGCCACGTTTTGCAGTCTTGAGGCTCGCATGTCGTCCTTTTAA